Proteins found in one Planococcus citri chromosome 2, ihPlaCitr1.1, whole genome shotgun sequence genomic segment:
- the LOC135835463 gene encoding facilitated trehalose transporter Tret1-like, whose translation MKCQLRITGFTKEITYSLIILSTYIVGGASRAYVTFLFYHLDFPDSRFKLDADQKTWIASSLGILSPVGSVCSGFIMDFCGRKIYLLITFIPFIISWVIISFAASFEMLFVGMLILGFGIGVSFCVSTYISEISVPKNRGALLGLIVVAYKRGYNDL comes from the exons atgaagtgtcAACTTCGAATCACAGGTTTCACCAAAGAA ATAACATATTCGCTGATCATACTGTCAACTTACATAGTCGGTGGAGCAAGCAGAGCTTAcgtgacatttttattttatcacttGGATTTCCCAGACTCGCGTTTCAAATTAGATGCTGACCAGAAAACATGGATTG CCAGCTCCTTAGGGATTCTGAGTCCAGTTGGAAGTGTTTGTTCCGGCTTCATAATGGATTTTTGTGGTAGAAAAATATATTTGCTTATAACGTTCATACCTTTCATCATTTCATGGGTAATCATCAGTTTTGCAGCTAGTTTTGAAATGTTGTTCGTTGGAATGCTCATTCTAGGATTTGGTATAG GTGTATCATTCTGTGTGTCCACTTACATATCTGAAATCAGCGTACCAAAAAACAGAGGTGCGTTATTGGGTCTGATCGTGGTAGCATACAAACGTGGGTATAACGATCTGTAG
- the LOC135834061 gene encoding facilitated trehalose transporter Tret1-like: MFCSILLYNVMWNVAAIVFVALSTIFMFSTLLLPESPVWLYSKGKQEKSVKILRSLRCTEVENITDEIQDMEKNCAEETKTSFCETVKNVCRAWKPLLITILLFGLLQHTGYSIMIAYTIMIFDRLELPLESAKVTILYSVVGFIGSVATPFFMHKMGRKSILGFSSFGMGACMVVVAVYEEIFYYQSEKLFAYIVPVAFYVYTLACNIGVLPIGFIVGGELFPNEVRGTMNGLYGVFAYAYWALTLKFYPKFMYTFGIKAAIWAFAASCFMVTFFAVFILPETRGKTLNEVQEQYFKKKKKQSASTMEIQLE, encoded by the coding sequence ATGTTCTGCAGCATTTTACTTTATAATGTTATGTGGAATGTAGCAGCCATCGTATTTGTTGCATTATCAACAATCTTCATGTTCTCTACTTTACTATTACCGGAATCCCCAGTATGGTTATACAGCAAAGGGAAGCAggaaaaatctgtaaaaatccTCCGCTCTTTGAGATGCACAGAAGTGGAAAACATCACAGACGAAATACAAGACATGGAGAAGAACTGCGCAGAAGAAACAAAAACCTCGTTCTGTGAAAcagtaaaaaatgtttgcagaGCTTGGAAACCGCTGCTCATAACAATATTGCTATTCGGTCTATTGCAACATACTGGGTATTCTATAATGATCGCCTACACAATCATGATCTTTGATCGACTAGAATTACCTTTGGAAAGTGCTAAGGTTACCATTTTGTATTCCGTGGTAGGTTTTATTGGAAGCGTAGCTACGCCATTTTTCATGCATAAAATGGGTCGAAAAAGTATCCTAGGATTTTCTTCTTTTGGTATGGGAGCATGTATGGTAGTTGTAGCGGTATACGAGGAGATATTTTATTaccaaagtgaaaaattattcgcgtACATTGTTCCGGTAGCTTTCTATGTGTATACTTTAGCGTGCAATATTGGAGTTCTTCCGATAGGGTTTATTGTTGGTGGAGAACTGTTTCCAAATGAAGTGAGAGGTACGATGAATGGCCTTTATGGTGTTTTCGCATATGCTTATTGGGCCTTGACgttgaaattttatccaaaattcatGTACACTTTTGGCATCAAAGCTGCCATTTGGGCATTTGCTGCATCTTGTTTTATGGTTACGTTTTTCGCGGTGTTCATTTTACCGGAGACTCGAGGTAAAACTCTGAATGAGGTACAagaacaatatttcaaaaaaaagaaaaagcagTCGGCTTCCACGATGGAAATACAGCTTGAATAA